The Candidatus Woesearchaeota archaeon DNA window AAAGCCTCGGAAGCTGAAGCTTGATCCGGCATACTGCAAGAGCTGCGGATTTGTCTTTAAGGAGAGAAGCAAGATCAGCAGGCCAAGCAAATGCCCTAAATGCAGGAAAGAATGGATCGAAGAGGCAAGGTTCAGCATAAAATAATGTTACTTCTAATTAGTGGTTAAAAAACGAAAGATTTAAATACTACAACTTTATCATAATTATAGGTAAATTTGAGTAAAAATGATAAATATTGCTATACCTTATAAAGGCGAGAGTTTAAACCAAGTTCTAGATAGATTAGTAGATGTTGGAATAGTAGATAAAAATTCAAGGGAGTTTTATATTGAAACTATACAAAACGATAAAGCAAGAGTAATTCAAGAAAGGGAACAAATTAAAGAAGGTTCACGAAACTCTTACTCCTCCAATGAGGATGTTGAAAGAATTTTACAAAGAATTAGAGGAAGCCAGCCTTTAGCTTTTGATTTAAAAGCAGATTATGACCTGCAAAGAGAGGGGCAACCAGCAAGAATTTTGTTTAAAGGGTTAGAAACAAAGTTTGATGGTGTTCCAATAAGATTAGTTGGAAGGAGTCATTACGATATTCCTACTAGCTTGCATAACCACGAAGTTAGTTTGGCTTTTGTAGGGTGGGATGAACTTTATGAAGATCATATTGAAGAACTTAAAGTTAAAGATATTAGAGACTGGTCTGGATTGAATCCTCATTTAAGAAAAGGTTCAACAGATGTTAGAATTCTGGGTTCTGCTGGTTTAGATGATTTTGTTGGGCATTTTGTAATGATGCATCCTAAATTAGCAAAAAAATATTTTTCAAGTTATCCTGTTGATGCACGAGACTGCTCTGGATCAGGGGTATGGGCAAGTAAGGATTATGATGAAAAACAAGCCGTTTTATGGAGAGCCAAGCATATTTTTGTTGACCACAAATATGAAAAAATATACCATGTACTGTTTAAGTGGGAAACGATCCAGTCAAAATTTAGAGGAACCAGTAATGTTGAGAGAGCTATTAGGGAAAATGAAGGAGTCGGGATATATGTTGTACAGGAAGGCAATGCTGTAAAAGAAAATGGGCTTAATATTGTGGGCAATCCTCTGCTTATATCAGAAACTGTCATAGCGATAAACAACGAAGATTTTGAAAAGAAGTCTGAAGTGAAAAGATTAGCAAAAGCCCTTGAACCAAGAAGAAATTTTGGAATTCCTCTTCATATTGCGCTTAGAAAGTGGACTGATGGGTTAAGAAATAATTTAGGAGATAATTATCTAATTCAATCTCTGCCTTCTGATTTTGACTATGGTTTGCATGATCCCGGCAAAGAAGAATGGAACCTAATGAGGCATTTTAAATTTGGAGATCCTTTGTCCAAAAAAAATCAAGGAGAACCTTATCTTTCATTACAAAAATAAAACAAAACCGAAAGTTATTTAAATAAAAAACACATTCTAAATGACTATGATAAATAACGCAATTGGCGGTTATCGGCATTGTTTTGAGCTGTAGTTCTGTTTTAATTAGTTTGATCGCCAAGATTAATTCTGCATTCTTTCATTGCTGGCGCAAAGCTAGCTCTATAAACTAAAAAAATTCTTTTAATTTCCGATAAGGAAAAATAAGCTCATTTCGGGCTTATTTGAAAGTTGATTTTGTCGTCTATAAAATCTAAGAAAGATCAAACAAAAAATAGCGTGAGCTGTGGAGGTTAAAATGTCAATTGATGATGATGTAAAAGCGCCTAAAGACAAATTCAGTGTTTGTTTGTGGGATTGTTATCCAAGAATGGATCCGCCTATAGAGATAGTTGAGACTTTTGATAATGAAGAATCAGCTGTCAAGTACACATCTGGAAAAAACAATGAGCTAAGAAAAGAATACTACGAAAAAAAGAAAGGAACAGAAAATTATTACAGAAAGATGGGAAATCTTGTCCCGGCAGAGATTTTAGTATCAGTAGACAGAGCTAGCAGAATGATAGAGCCCGAGTATTTTGTAATTAATGACAGGGGAATCAGAGTAT harbors:
- a CDS encoding transcriptional regulator, which codes for MTRREEIEKLLSEKAHSVQDLANYFRVTAKEIQEDLSHVAFSIKPRKLKLDPAYCKSCGFVFKERSKISRPSKCPKCRKEWIEEARFSIK